TCCCATGCCCTGGAGCTCACTGATCGTGACGTAGTAGCTTTTGTTTTCGCTAACGCCGGTGATGGCCAGGTAAGCGACGGTCCCCAGGATGAGGACGGCGGCGACGATGATCTTCAGCGAGCTTTTGCGGTCAGGGGTCGGCATGGCTTTCTTTTATCTTACGCCTCTGGAGCGGGTAACGCGCTCGAATACCGGATTCTGGCCGGAAGAGAAAATCCCGGGAACTTTTGTTTTCCTGTGGCGTATCCACAGGTATAAATGTGGGGATGCCACAGGAGAAGCGAATGGGAGACGCGAAACTAGACCTTTTGCAGGGAACCTTGGACCTGATGGTGATGCAGACTCTGGCGGCGATGGGGGAGATGCATGGCTATGGAATTGCCCGGCGTATCGAGCAGGTCAGTGGTGACGAGGTTCTATTGAACCAGGGCACGATCTATGCGTCACTGGTCCGTTTACAGCAGCGTGGATGGATCGAGGCCGAGTGGGGAGCGTCGGAGAATAACCGGCGGGCGAAGTTCTATTCGATTACCAAGCGTGGACGGAAACAGCTGGCTGACGACACAGCCTACTGGACGCGCCTGTCGGGCGTGATGGGGCGTGTGTTGGCTATGGGGAAGGAAGGGGGTGTCGAATGAGCGCAGGGCGAGAGTCTTTCCTGGATTTTCTACGACGGGCGATGGCGCAAACCGGCGCGTTCTTCCATAAGGAACCGTTGGATCGCGAACTGGATGCAGAGATCGCCTCGCACATCGAGATGGCGACAGACGAAAACATTCGTAATGGAATGACGCCAGAAGAGGCGCGGAGGAAGGCCATGGTGAAGTTCGGTGGAGTGGAGCAGGCCAGGGAGCGCCAGCGAGAGTCGCGTGGGTTGCCGTGGCTGGAGACTGTATTGCAGGACCTGCGCTATACGATGCGCACGCTGGGACGTGATCGCGGCTTTGCGACCGTATCCATTTTGATTCTTGCTTTAGGGATCGGGGCAAATGTTGTCGTCTTCAGCGTGGTGAATACGATTCTGCTGCGCCCTCTGCCGTTCTATGATCCCTCGCGATTGGTGTGGATTGCTCCGGCGGATGCGAAGGGGTTGTCGGCGTCCACGTATTCGGTGGATGCATATGAAGACCTGCGGTTGATGAACAAGTCGTATGAGGATGTAACCGGGTATTTTGCATTCTCGACAGAAGACAACTACAAACTCACCGGACGAGGCGTTCCGCTGCCTGCGACAGGAATTATGGTGGCGGGGAACTTCTTCCATGTGCTGGGTGTGGAGCCGATGCTAGGGCGGCAGTTTACTCCGGAGGAGTCGATAAAGGGAGGGCCTGCGGCGGTGATGCTCTCTTATCCATTCTGGCAGCGGCAGTTTGGCGGGGACCGCTCGATTGTGGGCAAGACGATTGCGATGGATAACAAACCAGTAACGGTGGCTGGAATTTTGCCGGAGAGCTTTGATTTTGGCGCAGCATTTTCGCCGGGCGCTAAGGTCGATGTCCTGACCCCATTGATCATGGACGACATCCGTTATGAAGGAAATACGATTGCCATCATTGGGCGTTTGAAGCAGGGTGTC
This portion of the Edaphobacter sp. 4G125 genome encodes:
- a CDS encoding PadR family transcriptional regulator; this translates as MGDAKLDLLQGTLDLMVMQTLAAMGEMHGYGIARRIEQVSGDEVLLNQGTIYASLVRLQQRGWIEAEWGASENNRRAKFYSITKRGRKQLADDTAYWTRLSGVMGRVLAMGKEGGVE